One window from the genome of Chroococcidiopsis sp. TS-821 encodes:
- a CDS encoding M48 family metallopeptidase produces the protein MKPIWNSLLLSLNAVLFSAGTSIVLAEPVKDSSPSAIVVPVEGEAIQPENATPQSKQPASIQEIVDKLNAAVKLSPEEIARQQKLIEADRLYLGGQFAAAEKIYREVKAPFATGSADVIQRPPAIVDPAQLPPAGKVYWREAEAAFQHKKVASRMMVPLRLLVEQYPEFIPGHLRLAEALQKFDHNKEAIAVLERAVTLYPEQPDLVKAKVTALAESKQWIEASLAARQFALLRSSNAQQANEFIQLADTHLERYQRHLRAELTGNTIANILTGALGYALTGNLLGPFSAVQTTTMLLRGESAVGESVANQAREQLEIVTDKAVVDYVNEIGQRLAQVAGRNDFKYEFYVVLDKDLNAFALPGGKVFINAGAITSANSEAELAGLLAHELAHAVLSHGFQLVAEGNLVANVTQFFPYGGTVANLVSLNYSREMEQQADVLGTRLLASTGYAADGLRNLMVTLQKEETKTPFTWLSSHPPTSDRIRYLESIIQRHGYNRYAYEGVARHNEIKQRVEKLLQAKQSERKKHQR, from the coding sequence ATGAAACCGATCTGGAACTCACTGTTGCTCAGCTTAAACGCAGTTCTATTTTCTGCTGGAACGTCAATTGTTTTAGCTGAACCTGTCAAAGACTCTAGTCCTAGTGCGATCGTTGTTCCTGTTGAAGGAGAAGCGATCCAGCCTGAGAATGCCACACCCCAGAGCAAACAACCTGCCTCTATACAAGAAATTGTAGATAAACTTAATGCTGCCGTCAAACTAAGTCCAGAAGAAATTGCGCGTCAGCAAAAATTGATCGAAGCCGATCGCTTGTATTTAGGAGGACAATTCGCCGCCGCCGAAAAAATATATCGCGAAGTCAAAGCACCATTTGCGACAGGCTCAGCCGATGTTATTCAGCGTCCACCTGCAATTGTCGATCCTGCACAACTTCCACCAGCAGGGAAAGTTTACTGGCGCGAAGCTGAAGCAGCTTTTCAACACAAAAAAGTTGCTTCCCGAATGATGGTACCTTTGCGGTTATTAGTCGAGCAATATCCAGAGTTTATTCCTGGTCATCTGCGATTAGCGGAAGCATTGCAAAAATTTGACCACAATAAAGAAGCGATCGCCGTCTTAGAACGCGCTGTCACGCTTTATCCGGAACAACCCGATTTAGTCAAAGCCAAAGTTACCGCACTTGCTGAATCCAAACAATGGATAGAAGCATCCCTCGCCGCGCGTCAATTTGCTTTACTTAGAAGTTCAAACGCCCAGCAGGCGAACGAATTTATTCAGCTTGCGGATACTCACTTAGAACGATATCAAAGGCACTTGCGCGCAGAGCTAACAGGCAATACGATCGCCAATATCTTAACAGGTGCCTTAGGCTACGCGCTCACAGGTAATCTCTTAGGTCCCTTTTCAGCAGTGCAAACTACGACAATGCTACTACGCGGCGAATCAGCGGTTGGGGAATCCGTCGCGAACCAAGCGCGGGAACAGCTAGAAATTGTCACCGATAAAGCAGTTGTCGATTATGTCAATGAAATCGGACAAAGACTCGCGCAGGTGGCTGGGCGCAATGATTTTAAATACGAATTCTACGTCGTTTTAGATAAAGATTTAAACGCTTTTGCGCTACCAGGCGGTAAGGTGTTTATTAATGCTGGGGCAATTACAAGTGCTAACTCTGAGGCAGAATTAGCAGGGCTACTAGCGCATGAATTAGCACACGCTGTTTTGTCGCATGGTTTTCAGCTAGTCGCTGAAGGGAATCTTGTTGCGAATGTCACGCAATTTTTCCCCTACGGCGGTACTGTAGCAAATTTGGTTTCCCTCAATTACAGCCGTGAAATGGAACAGCAAGCTGACGTTTTAGGGACGCGACTTCTAGCCTCGACAGGTTATGCTGCGGATGGCTTGCGTAACTTGATGGTGACACTTCAAAAAGAAGAAACAAAAACGCCCTTTACGTGGTTATCTTCACACCCCCCCACAAGCGATCGCATCCGCTACCTTGAATCGATTATTCAACGACATGGTTACAACCGCTACGCTTACGAAGGTGTCGCCCGACACAACGAAATCAAACAAAGGGTAGAAAAATTGCTACAAGCGAAACAATCTGAACGGAAAAAGCATCAACGGTAA
- the cydB gene encoding cytochrome d ubiquinol oxidase subunit II, translating to METLEYFLPQVWFAILALFLFLYVVLDGFDLGVGILSLTSSDEERRGLLMTSLSNIWDANETWLVLMGGGLFGAFPLAYGTILNALYIPIIAMVFGFIFRGVAFEFRELSKRKFFWNIAFGAGSFIAALSQGFALGSVLKGIKVDESGHFIGSTWDWFSWQSVLVALTLIQGYVLIGSTYLVWKTEGELQETHYKTAKIAAWTTLIGAILITITTPIFYVSARERLFQQPLVYVFAIIPLLGVWLIWQLLQSLNRKEERAPFVWTILLFVLTFIGLALVVFPYIIPTEITIYQAAADPSSLVIMIIFIGFLIPVMLFYNLYQYIVFRGKVTGSSYGE from the coding sequence ATGGAGACACTAGAGTATTTTTTACCTCAAGTGTGGTTTGCTATCTTAGCATTATTTCTCTTCCTCTACGTCGTGCTTGACGGATTCGATTTAGGAGTGGGAATTTTGTCGCTGACGTCTTCAGACGAGGAACGGCGAGGACTATTAATGACTAGCTTAAGTAATATTTGGGATGCGAACGAAACTTGGTTAGTACTAATGGGTGGTGGGTTATTTGGTGCGTTTCCCCTTGCTTACGGCACGATTCTCAATGCACTTTATATCCCAATTATTGCAATGGTCTTTGGATTTATTTTTCGCGGAGTAGCGTTTGAATTTCGCGAGTTATCTAAGCGTAAGTTTTTTTGGAATATTGCCTTTGGTGCAGGAAGTTTTATTGCGGCACTGAGTCAAGGGTTTGCCCTTGGTAGTGTATTAAAAGGCATCAAAGTCGATGAATCAGGACACTTCATTGGCAGTACTTGGGATTGGTTTAGCTGGCAATCAGTCTTAGTTGCATTAACACTCATTCAAGGCTATGTCTTGATTGGTTCAACGTACCTTGTTTGGAAAACCGAAGGAGAACTTCAAGAAACGCATTACAAAACTGCTAAAATTGCTGCTTGGACGACATTAATTGGTGCAATTTTAATTACAATCACTACACCAATATTTTACGTAAGCGCGAGAGAGCGCTTATTTCAGCAACCTTTAGTTTATGTTTTTGCTATTATTCCTTTACTCGGAGTGTGGCTGATTTGGCAACTCCTCCAAAGTTTAAACCGTAAAGAAGAACGCGCTCCTTTTGTCTGGACTATCTTACTGTTTGTGCTGACATTTATTGGACTAGCTTTAGTTGTATTTCCTTACATTATTCCTACTGAAATCACAATTTACCAAGCCGCAGCCGATCCAAGTTCTCTCGTTATTATGATTATATTTATCGGCTTCCTAATTCCCGTCATGTTATTCTACAACTTATATCAATATATCGTCTTTCGTGGCAAAGTCACGGGTAGTTCCTACGGAGAGTAA
- a CDS encoding DUF427 domain-containing protein — MVNRDRIQPGPGQESVWDYPRPPRLEDTDKHIQVIFNEIAIADTHHAKRVLETSHPPVYYIPPSDIKMEYLIRTPQSSFCEWKGVAGYYTVAVGDKQVPNAAWFYPNPTPAFAGIKDYVAFYPHLMDACYVNGEKVQPQPGNFYGGWITSDIVGPFKGGPGTWGW, encoded by the coding sequence ATGGTTAACCGCGATCGCATTCAACCAGGTCCTGGACAAGAATCAGTATGGGATTATCCCCGTCCACCGCGCTTAGAAGATACCGACAAGCATATTCAGGTGATTTTTAATGAAATTGCGATCGCCGATACCCACCATGCCAAACGAGTACTAGAAACAAGCCATCCACCTGTTTATTACATCCCACCGAGTGATATCAAAATGGAGTACCTCATCCGTACTCCGCAATCTAGCTTTTGTGAGTGGAAAGGAGTTGCAGGCTATTACACCGTTGCTGTAGGAGACAAGCAAGTTCCCAACGCCGCGTGGTTTTATCCTAACCCAACCCCTGCTTTTGCTGGAATTAAAGATTATGTCGCTTTCTATCCACACTTGATGGATGCTTGCTATGTCAATGGTGAAAAAGTACAACCCCAACCAGGAAACTTCTACGGTGGTTGGATTACCAGTGATATCGTAGGTCCATTTAAAGGCGGTCCAGGAACGTGGGGATGGTAG
- a CDS encoding DUF1611 domain-containing protein: MQLAANQRIAILLHEGIRGNGNGKTGLALLRYSESPVVAVIDKDCAGESLSALTGIASDIPIVASVNDALAYTPNVLTIGIAPSGGVLPQAWLQEIKCAVTAGLSVVNGLHTPLATIPELRSHLREGQSIWDVRQEPPNLTIGSGKARSLSCRRVLTVGTDMAVGKMSASLELNAVAKKQGLRSKFLATGQAGIMISGDGIPLDAVRVDFAAGAVEQLVLRYGADNDMLFIEGQGSLLHPGSTATLPLIRGTQPTHLILVHRAGQAHVRNHPHVPIPPLSEVIKLYESVATAAGAFAPVKVVGIALNTAHLDESTAKSAIAQVQAETNLPCTDVVRFDAESLLSAIIQQ; encoded by the coding sequence GTGCAGCTTGCAGCTAATCAACGAATCGCAATTTTGCTACACGAGGGAATTCGCGGTAATGGTAACGGTAAAACAGGGTTAGCACTTTTGCGCTATAGTGAATCTCCTGTCGTTGCTGTCATCGACAAAGATTGCGCTGGGGAATCTTTATCTGCATTAACAGGGATCGCCAGTGATATCCCGATCGTTGCGTCGGTTAATGATGCATTAGCTTATACTCCAAATGTACTGACGATTGGTATTGCCCCATCTGGTGGTGTTTTACCGCAAGCATGGTTGCAGGAGATAAAATGCGCCGTTACCGCCGGATTATCTGTCGTTAATGGATTGCACACGCCACTTGCCACAATTCCAGAATTGCGATCGCACTTGCGTGAAGGACAATCGATCTGGGATGTGCGTCAAGAACCCCCCAATTTAACTATTGGGAGTGGTAAAGCGCGATCGCTCTCGTGTCGCCGCGTGTTAACTGTGGGTACAGATATGGCGGTTGGTAAAATGTCTGCAAGTTTAGAACTCAACGCCGTCGCGAAAAAACAAGGATTGCGTTCTAAATTCCTCGCCACAGGACAAGCTGGAATAATGATTTCTGGTGATGGTATTCCCTTAGATGCGGTACGCGTCGATTTTGCGGCGGGTGCTGTCGAACAACTTGTTTTACGCTACGGTGCAGATAACGATATGTTATTTATCGAAGGACAAGGTTCGCTGTTGCATCCTGGTTCAACGGCAACGTTACCACTGATTCGCGGTACGCAACCAACGCACTTAATTTTAGTGCATCGTGCCGGACAAGCGCACGTACGCAATCATCCTCACGTCCCAATTCCACCATTATCGGAAGTCATCAAACTCTACGAAAGCGTTGCTACTGCTGCTGGTGCGTTTGCACCTGTAAAGGTTGTGGGAATCGCCCTCAATACTGCACATTTAGATGAATCAACTGCCAAATCCGCGATCGCGCAAGTTCAAGCCGAGACAAATCTCCCTTGCACAGATGTTGTCCGGTTTGATGCGGAATCGTTACTCAGTGCAATTATACAACAATAG
- a CDS encoding HNH endonuclease, translating into MNFTLRNFSQCELCERTIEKLTVHHLIPRQKKGHHGPKINICTACHKQIHTLFDNTRLAQELNSLEKLKNEPQMSKFLAWVCKQDPNRRVKSARKRR; encoded by the coding sequence ATTAACTTTACCTTGCGAAATTTTAGCCAGTGTGAATTATGTGAAAGAACCATAGAAAAACTAACCGTTCATCACCTAATTCCTCGACAGAAAAAAGGTCATCATGGACCCAAAATTAATATATGTACTGCGTGCCACAAACAAATTCATACGTTATTTGATAATACGCGTTTAGCCCAAGAGCTAAATTCGCTAGAAAAGCTGAAAAATGAGCCCCAAATGAGCAAGTTTTTGGCTTGGGTATGCAAGCAAGACCCGAATAGACGCGTCAAAAGTGCGCGAAAGCGAAGATAG
- a CDS encoding Crp/Fnr family transcriptional regulator, whose translation MCENSNRYGSRLLAALPSEDYQRLAPHLEPVSLPFQRVLHNAGEVIADIYFPTTAMISAVSIMQDGSIIEVGIVAKEGMVGIPVCWGDDTAVHQTVVQIPGEALKMKAEILKEEFYRGGALQKLLLRYTQALYTQAGQSAACNRLHTLEERLSRWLLTVSDRVESEELPLTQEFIAQMLGTRRSGVTVAASTLSRAGMIRYSRGKINITDREALELTACECYQVLKTEYQRLLGS comes from the coding sequence ATGTGCGAGAACTCGAATCGGTATGGTAGTAGGCTGCTCGCTGCTTTACCGAGTGAAGATTATCAGCGACTTGCGCCCCATCTAGAACCTGTTTCGCTACCTTTTCAAAGAGTCCTGCACAATGCAGGGGAAGTCATTGCGGATATCTATTTTCCCACCACCGCCATGATTTCCGCCGTCTCGATTATGCAAGATGGTTCGATCATCGAAGTCGGGATAGTTGCTAAAGAAGGTATGGTAGGTATTCCTGTGTGCTGGGGGGATGATACAGCAGTTCATCAAACTGTAGTGCAGATTCCAGGTGAGGCGCTGAAAATGAAAGCAGAGATTCTCAAAGAAGAGTTTTACCGAGGTGGTGCGTTACAAAAACTCTTGCTACGTTATACGCAAGCACTGTACACGCAAGCGGGACAATCTGCGGCTTGTAATCGGTTGCATACATTAGAGGAAAGGCTTTCGCGATGGTTACTCACAGTCAGCGATCGCGTCGAATCAGAAGAATTACCGTTAACGCAAGAATTCATTGCGCAAATGCTAGGGACGCGTCGCAGTGGGGTTACAGTAGCTGCAAGTACGCTGAGTCGAGCGGGAATGATTCGTTATAGTCGTGGCAAAATCAATATTACCGACCGAGAAGCACTCGAATTAACCGCTTGTGAGTGTTATCAAGTACTTAAGACAGAATATCAGCGATTACTTGGTTCTTAG
- a CDS encoding nucleoside hydrolase — protein sequence MSKQLVLMDHDGGVDDYLATMLLMTMDRIQPLGVVVTPADCYAQPAVSATRKILDLMGRFDIPVAESTVRGINPFPRLYRRDSFIVDHLPILNQSEVRSPLVSETGQEFMVRVLLEAPEPVTLMVTGPLTTVAVALDTAPEIEAKIAKIVWMGGALNVPGNVEKSLEAGQDGSAEWNVYWDPVSAARVWQTQIEIIICPLDLTNTVPVTSEIVYQMGKQRQYPLSDLAGQCYALVIPQDYYFWDVLATAYLAHPEFYELREWETEIITTGASQGRTKITPGGRKIWAMDKVDKSSFYDYILQQWRR from the coding sequence ATGTCCAAACAACTCGTACTCATGGACCACGATGGTGGTGTTGATGATTATCTCGCAACAATGCTGCTGATGACGATGGATCGGATACAACCTTTAGGCGTTGTCGTGACTCCGGCGGATTGTTACGCACAACCTGCTGTTAGCGCGACGCGCAAAATTCTTGATTTGATGGGACGATTTGACATTCCAGTAGCCGAAAGCACCGTACGCGGTATCAATCCTTTCCCGCGACTTTATCGCCGCGATTCATTCATCGTCGATCACCTGCCAATTCTCAATCAAAGCGAAGTGCGATCGCCTTTGGTTTCAGAAACTGGGCAAGAATTTATGGTACGGGTGCTACTAGAGGCACCTGAACCAGTAACGCTGATGGTAACAGGTCCACTCACAACAGTTGCCGTTGCTTTAGATACCGCGCCAGAAATCGAGGCAAAAATTGCCAAAATTGTCTGGATGGGTGGGGCGTTGAATGTTCCTGGAAATGTGGAGAAAAGCTTAGAAGCTGGACAAGATGGCTCAGCAGAGTGGAATGTATATTGGGACCCAGTTTCGGCAGCGCGAGTCTGGCAAACTCAAATTGAAATTATCATCTGTCCGTTAGATTTAACGAATACGGTTCCCGTAACATCAGAAATCGTCTATCAAATGGGCAAACAACGCCAGTATCCGCTATCCGATTTAGCAGGACAATGTTACGCCTTGGTAATTCCACAAGATTATTATTTTTGGGATGTCTTAGCAACAGCCTATCTCGCGCATCCAGAGTTTTACGAATTGCGCGAATGGGAAACCGAAATTATAACAACTGGTGCGAGTCAGGGGCGAACAAAAATCACACCTGGGGGGCGTAAAATCTGGGCAATGGATAAAGTTGATAAGTCAAGTTTTTATGATTATATTTTGCAACAGTGGCGGCGTTAG
- a CDS encoding dipeptide epimerase, which produces MRIELETFTINKRFPLTISRGTTAQTTNLWIKLEHDRIVGWGEASPFSLGNYRQSTEILQQALQQIIPQLEAYNPWQRQQIETLLHNTQLPSAAKAAIDMALHDWFGKCVNLPLWQIWGLDCSRIVPTSVTIGINSPEGAQTRVRDWLQFADIRVIKVKLGNPAGIAADRAMFSAVKEAATTQDIFVDANGGWNLEDAIAMCAWLADAGVKYVEQPLPQGAEEQLKELKKRSPLPIFVDESCHTSADIPQLARGVDGINIKLMKAGGLTEAIRMVHTARAYGLQIMFGCYSDSALANTAAAQLAPLADYLDLDSHMNLIDDPFSGVTLNKGRVMPNHKPGLGVERSAACS; this is translated from the coding sequence ATGCGAATCGAACTTGAAACCTTCACCATAAACAAACGCTTTCCCCTAACAATTAGTCGAGGAACAACAGCCCAAACAACAAACTTGTGGATTAAGCTAGAACACGATCGCATCGTTGGCTGGGGAGAAGCATCGCCGTTTTCCTTAGGAAACTACCGACAATCTACAGAAATTCTCCAACAAGCACTACAGCAAATCATTCCCCAATTAGAAGCATATAATCCTTGGCAGCGCCAACAAATTGAAACGCTACTCCATAACACTCAACTACCTTCAGCAGCAAAAGCAGCAATAGATATGGCGTTACACGACTGGTTTGGTAAGTGCGTCAACTTACCCTTATGGCAAATTTGGGGATTAGATTGCTCGCGCATCGTTCCCACCTCTGTCACAATTGGAATTAATTCTCCAGAAGGCGCGCAAACGCGAGTGCGCGATTGGCTACAATTTGCCGACATACGCGTCATTAAAGTTAAACTAGGTAATCCCGCAGGTATCGCCGCAGACCGCGCCATGTTCTCAGCAGTAAAAGAAGCAGCAACAACACAAGATATCTTTGTAGACGCAAATGGAGGGTGGAATCTCGAAGATGCGATCGCAATGTGTGCTTGGTTAGCCGATGCAGGTGTTAAGTACGTCGAACAACCCCTACCACAAGGCGCAGAAGAACAATTAAAAGAATTAAAAAAGCGATCGCCGTTGCCCATTTTTGTCGATGAAAGCTGTCATACTAGCGCTGATATTCCCCAACTTGCACGTGGCGTTGATGGCATTAATATCAAACTAATGAAAGCTGGAGGCTTAACCGAAGCAATTCGCATGGTACACACCGCACGCGCGTATGGGTTGCAAATCATGTTTGGTTGCTATTCGGATAGTGCGCTTGCCAATACCGCCGCCGCACAACTTGCACCTCTAGCAGATTATTTAGATTTAGATAGTCATATGAATTTAATTGACGATCCCTTTAGCGGTGTAACACTCAATAAAGGGCGAGTTATGCCAAATCACAAACCTGGATTAGGAGTAGAACGCAGTGCAGCTTGCAGCTAA
- a CDS encoding NUDIX hydrolase encodes MGLRKWRILSSRMVVDNQWCKVRQDEIELPNGKIVDDYFINIRLDVALILPITCDREIVFVRQYRHGAGEILLELPAGTFDNQIEDPQVAALRELREETGYTAKTAIPLGILYDNPVKDSNKIHLFLATDVKKLGQQELDSTEEIEVVLVPVSKVLEKIASNEINVAGTVSAIFMGLNYLNNVQSSHQN; translated from the coding sequence ATGGGTTTAAGGAAATGGAGAATTTTGAGTTCTAGGATGGTGGTTGATAATCAATGGTGTAAAGTCCGTCAAGATGAAATTGAGTTACCTAATGGGAAGATCGTTGATGACTATTTTATTAATATTCGCCTTGATGTCGCTTTGATTTTACCGATTACCTGCGATCGAGAAATTGTCTTTGTTCGTCAATATCGACATGGTGCAGGTGAGATTTTACTAGAACTTCCTGCGGGAACGTTTGATAATCAAATAGAAGATCCTCAAGTTGCCGCATTGCGCGAATTAAGAGAAGAAACAGGATACACCGCAAAAACAGCAATACCACTCGGAATTCTTTACGACAATCCTGTGAAAGACTCGAACAAAATTCATTTATTTCTAGCAACAGATGTAAAAAAACTAGGTCAACAAGAATTAGATTCTACAGAAGAAATAGAAGTCGTCCTTGTTCCAGTCTCCAAAGTTCTAGAAAAAATAGCATCCAACGAAATCAACGTCGCCGGAACTGTATCCGCTATCTTTATGGGCTTAAACTACCTAAATAACGTGCAGTCAAGTCATCAAAATTAA
- a CDS encoding nucleoside deaminase codes for MDEFMTAAIAEAKQGRDEGGIPIGSVLVKDGKVLGRGHNKRVQDGDPVTHAEIDCLRNAGRIGTYRGTTLYSTLMPCYLCAGAVVQFGIKKVIAGESETFSGAKEFMESHGVEVIDLDLDECKKLMQEFIRENPQLWNEDIGK; via the coding sequence ATGGATGAATTTATGACAGCTGCGATCGCCGAAGCAAAACAAGGACGAGATGAAGGTGGTATCCCCATCGGTTCGGTACTAGTCAAAGACGGAAAAGTTCTCGGTAGAGGACATAATAAGCGCGTTCAAGACGGCGATCCAGTGACTCATGCAGAAATTGATTGTCTGCGCAATGCTGGTAGAATCGGCACCTATCGAGGTACAACGTTGTATTCTACTTTGATGCCTTGCTATCTTTGTGCAGGTGCCGTTGTTCAATTTGGAATCAAAAAAGTCATTGCGGGCGAATCAGAAACTTTTTCTGGTGCTAAAGAATTCATGGAGTCTCATGGAGTGGAAGTCATTGACTTAGATTTAGATGAATGCAAAAAATTAATGCAAGAATTCATTCGAGAAAATCCTCAATTATGGAATGAGGATATTGGAAAATAG
- a CDS encoding cytochrome ubiquinol oxidase subunit I yields MDLLSNTVALSRMQFALTAIFHMLWPVLTTGMGIYLVIVEGLWLKTRNPDYYYHARFWSKFYVLNFGIGVATGIPMEFQFGTNWAPFSEAVGNFFGSVIGFEASWAFMLEAAFLGIMLFGWERVNPIVHFLSTILVAVGANLSTLWILTANSWMQTPAGGEMVDGKFIVHDYFQAILNPFMVNSVLHMFFATLETSLFVIGGISAWYILNNRHSAFFAKSLKIVLAAAIAVAPLQIYIGHLSGEQVYHYQPSKLAAMEAQWKTTPAGQPADWSLLALPNDKAERNDWEIAIPNALGYILEFKKNLSEPIRGLSEWKPEDRPHLVGLIYYAFRTMIAIGFFFAGLMLFSTLQWLRGKLSPENISQQRLLMLGWIFAAPLGYIAVESGWIVRCVGRQPWTLYGQIRTVDAASPLPASNVLVSLVSFATVYTILFIAALYFGSRIIRRGPNLELPIPELKITKPAIDTKPGRFVPDERPVEAEQ; encoded by the coding sequence ATGGACTTGTTATCTAACACTGTAGCGCTGTCGCGAATGCAATTTGCGCTTACGGCGATATTTCATATGTTATGGCCCGTCCTCACCACAGGTATGGGAATATATCTCGTCATCGTCGAGGGCTTGTGGCTCAAAACGCGCAATCCTGACTATTATTACCACGCACGCTTTTGGTCAAAGTTTTACGTACTCAATTTTGGCATCGGTGTTGCTACGGGTATTCCAATGGAATTTCAGTTTGGTACGAACTGGGCGCCGTTTTCCGAAGCTGTTGGTAACTTTTTCGGGAGTGTGATTGGATTTGAAGCTTCCTGGGCATTTATGCTAGAGGCAGCATTTTTAGGGATTATGTTGTTTGGCTGGGAACGCGTTAATCCGATCGTTCACTTTCTTTCGACAATTCTTGTTGCCGTCGGTGCTAACTTATCCACGTTATGGATTTTGACTGCCAATTCTTGGATGCAGACACCAGCGGGTGGAGAAATGGTGGATGGCAAATTTATTGTCCACGATTACTTTCAAGCGATTCTCAATCCATTTATGGTAAATAGCGTACTGCATATGTTTTTTGCGACGCTAGAGACTTCGCTATTTGTCATTGGGGGAATTAGTGCTTGGTACATTCTCAACAATCGCCACAGCGCGTTTTTTGCCAAGTCGTTGAAAATTGTTTTAGCAGCTGCGATCGCCGTCGCCCCCTTACAAATTTACATCGGACACTTAAGCGGCGAACAAGTATATCACTACCAACCCTCGAAACTGGCGGCGATGGAAGCCCAGTGGAAAACCACTCCCGCCGGACAACCCGCAGATTGGAGTTTACTCGCATTACCTAACGACAAAGCTGAAAGAAACGACTGGGAGATCGCGATTCCCAATGCCTTAGGCTACATTCTCGAATTCAAGAAAAATCTGTCGGAACCAATACGCGGCTTAAGCGAGTGGAAACCCGAAGATCGTCCGCATTTGGTTGGTCTAATTTATTATGCTTTCCGCACAATGATTGCGATCGGCTTTTTCTTCGCAGGATTGATGCTGTTTAGTACCTTGCAGTGGCTGCGCGGTAAACTATCGCCAGAAAACATTAGCCAGCAGCGATTACTGATGCTTGGTTGGATTTTTGCTGCACCGCTAGGATACATCGCGGTAGAATCTGGTTGGATTGTGCGTTGTGTCGGTCGTCAACCTTGGACATTGTACGGACAAATTCGCACCGTCGATGCGGCTTCTCCTCTTCCTGCAAGTAATGTTTTAGTTTCGCTTGTCAGTTTTGCTACTGTCTACACCATACTATTTATCGCTGCGTTGTACTTTGGTAGTCGCATTATCCGCCGCGGACCAAACTTAGAATTACCAATACCTGAATTAAAAATTACCAAACCGGCAATTGATACAAAACCTGGTAGATTTGTGCCTGACGAACGCCCTGTTGAAGCAGAGCAGTAA
- a CDS encoding COP23 domain-containing protein, producing MSPQLQFAWRSIGLSVGVATALLGNSVMAAPHYNWIAQVNPTVPPVVVDTEPLPPVPGTTPPNGSTVPNVTTGTRFTCQLNNGQYTVMYQPESQPNRFFPWATPTALGGGWSEQRRCEEISRRLEAYRPDGLLELTTGVENNYNTVCVITQRVPSCRIVFTVPPGQDPILTRDRVFENLTIADSGQQTTGVYTYTNRGNELDQLLNLGRSVLGGNNRRSARSIDLRPFLDRADGGNASRLSGGVPARSNTQSRPSTGRLNPSRF from the coding sequence ATGTCACCACAATTGCAATTTGCTTGGCGAAGTATTGGTTTGTCTGTTGGGGTAGCAACCGCGTTACTGGGTAATAGCGTTATGGCTGCGCCACATTACAACTGGATTGCGCAGGTGAATCCTACAGTACCACCTGTTGTTGTTGATACCGAGCCACTACCGCCCGTTCCCGGAACAACACCGCCGAATGGTTCGACAGTCCCTAACGTGACAACAGGTACGCGGTTTACGTGTCAATTGAATAACGGTCAGTATACCGTCATGTATCAGCCTGAAAGTCAGCCAAACCGCTTTTTCCCCTGGGCTACTCCGACAGCCTTAGGTGGCGGTTGGAGCGAACAACGGCGTTGTGAAGAAATTAGCCGTCGCTTAGAAGCTTATCGTCCTGATGGTTTACTAGAACTCACAACAGGCGTAGAGAATAATTACAATACAGTCTGCGTGATCACGCAACGAGTTCCTTCGTGTCGAATTGTGTTTACCGTACCGCCTGGACAAGACCCGATCTTAACGCGCGATCGCGTCTTTGAAAACTTGACGATCGCCGATAGCGGTCAACAGACAACAGGCGTTTATACTTATACCAATCGTGGCAACGAACTCGACCAGTTATTGAACCTAGGACGTTCAGTTCTTGGTGGTAACAATCGACGTTCGGCACGTAGTATTGACTTAAGACCTTTCCTCGATCGCGCTGATGGAGGTAATGCTTCTCGCCTCAGCGGTGGCGTTCCCGCCCGCAGTAATACACAATCGCGACCGAGTACTGGAAGACTTAATCCTAGCAGGTTTTAG